One Parageobacillus sp. KH3-4 genomic region harbors:
- the gucD gene encoding alpha-ketoglutaric semialdehyde dehydrogenase GucD has product MTVQAEVKTYFNYINGDWVSSVTNEVEASINPANKNEVVGYIQRSSIEDLNKAVAAAKRAQKSWWKLSGVERGEYLYRAADILEGRLEEIAETMTREMGKTFGEAKAETLRGVNILRYYAGEGVRKIGDVIPSSDNEALMFTTRVPLGVVGVISPWNFPVAIPIWKMAPALVYGNTVVLKPASEAAVTAAKVMECFHEAGFPKGVVNMVCGPGSVIGQGIANHPDINGVTFTGSNNVGKQVGKAAFERGAKYQLEMGGKNPVIVAKDADLDLAVEGTINGGLRSTGQKCTATSRVFVESEVYETFKEKLLAKVKQLKIGNGMDSGTWMGPCVSEAQLNTVLSYIEKGKAEGANLIYGGKRCIEGEFANGFYVEPTIFENVDINMTIAREEIFGPVLALIKVRDIQEALELANDTEYGLSASIYTKDISNILSFINEIEAGLVKVNAETAGVEFQAPFGGMKQSSSHSREQGQAAIEFFTSIKTVLVKA; this is encoded by the coding sequence ATGACAGTGCAAGCAGAAGTAAAAACATATTTTAACTATATCAATGGAGATTGGGTAAGTTCGGTAACGAATGAAGTGGAAGCAAGCATAAACCCGGCTAATAAAAATGAAGTTGTTGGATATATTCAACGTTCATCTATAGAAGATTTAAACAAGGCAGTGGCCGCGGCGAAACGGGCGCAAAAATCGTGGTGGAAACTATCCGGTGTAGAGAGAGGAGAGTATTTATACAGAGCGGCGGATATTCTGGAAGGACGTCTCGAAGAAATTGCGGAAACGATGACAAGAGAAATGGGAAAGACGTTTGGTGAAGCAAAAGCAGAGACGCTGAGGGGAGTCAATATATTACGTTATTATGCCGGAGAAGGGGTTAGAAAAATTGGCGATGTTATTCCATCAAGCGATAATGAGGCGCTAATGTTCACCACTCGAGTTCCGCTCGGAGTAGTTGGTGTCATTTCGCCGTGGAATTTCCCTGTAGCTATTCCTATATGGAAGATGGCGCCTGCTCTTGTATATGGAAACACCGTTGTTTTAAAACCTGCAAGCGAAGCTGCTGTAACGGCTGCCAAAGTGATGGAGTGTTTCCATGAAGCCGGCTTTCCGAAGGGAGTCGTCAATATGGTATGCGGTCCGGGTTCTGTAATCGGCCAAGGGATCGCGAATCATCCAGATATTAATGGGGTTACATTTACAGGTTCAAATAATGTAGGAAAACAGGTAGGAAAAGCAGCTTTTGAACGCGGTGCGAAATATCAATTGGAAATGGGAGGAAAAAATCCTGTCATTGTCGCTAAAGATGCGGACTTGGATCTTGCCGTCGAAGGAACGATAAATGGGGGATTGCGTTCAACGGGTCAGAAATGCACTGCTACAAGCCGTGTCTTCGTTGAAAGCGAAGTATATGAAACATTTAAAGAAAAACTTCTCGCTAAAGTAAAACAACTAAAAATAGGAAATGGGATGGACAGCGGAACATGGATGGGGCCGTGTGTAAGTGAGGCGCAATTAAATACCGTTCTCTCCTATATTGAAAAAGGAAAAGCAGAAGGAGCAAATTTAATTTACGGCGGTAAAAGATGTATAGAAGGTGAATTTGCCAATGGCTTTTATGTAGAACCAACTATTTTCGAAAATGTAGACATAAATATGACCATTGCACGGGAAGAAATATTTGGACCTGTGCTTGCGTTAATCAAAGTCCGTGACATTCAGGAAGCATTGGAACTTGCCAATGACACAGAATACGGATTAAGCGCCTCCATTTATACAAAAGATATTAGCAATATTCTCTCATTTATTAATGAAATAGAAGCTGGGCTAGTAAAAGTAAATGCGGAAACAGCCGGAGTGGAGTTTCAAGCTCCTTTTGGTGGAATGAAACAATCAAGCTCTCATTCTAGAGAACAGGGGCAGGCAGCAATAGAGTTTTTTACATCTATTAAAACAGTGTTAGTTAAGGCATAA
- a CDS encoding U32 family peptidase: MKETREFLQSLGYPSSDLYDLPTSTKRFPDGAQYRIEIPSVEGPRALQATLEEAERLGVTIHRVSQGSGIMLLTDDEIREMCQICADRGMELSLFVGPRGTWDVSAQPFTSSGKVAGLRHEGIDQLVYAIEDLKRGASLGLRGALVADEGLLLLTKEMKKQGILPQDFVVKVSVQMMASNPVSIKLMAELGADTYNVPTALTLPKLAAIRQVIDIPIDIYVEVPDGFGGFIRHYEIPEIIRILSPVYIKFGLRNHPDVYPSGRHLESVNMDLCRERVRRAALGMRMIEQYYPEAAMSELGAEGLGVPVIGSFKKTTV; the protein is encoded by the coding sequence ATGAAAGAAACGAGAGAATTTCTTCAATCATTAGGCTATCCAAGCAGCGATCTCTATGATCTTCCTACGTCTACAAAACGCTTCCCTGACGGGGCACAATACCGTATTGAGATCCCGAGTGTAGAAGGTCCACGTGCTTTACAAGCAACACTCGAGGAAGCAGAACGATTGGGAGTAACCATTCACCGTGTATCGCAGGGAAGTGGAATTATGCTGTTAACAGATGATGAGATTAGGGAAATGTGCCAGATTTGTGCGGATCGTGGGATGGAGTTGAGTCTTTTTGTCGGCCCTAGGGGTACATGGGATGTTAGTGCCCAACCATTTACAAGTTCAGGGAAAGTCGCGGGGCTTAGACACGAAGGAATCGATCAGCTGGTTTATGCCATTGAAGATTTAAAAAGAGGAGCAAGTTTAGGATTACGTGGCGCTTTAGTTGCTGATGAAGGTTTGTTGCTTTTAACGAAGGAAATGAAAAAACAAGGAATACTACCACAAGATTTTGTGGTTAAAGTATCCGTTCAAATGATGGCGTCCAACCCAGTGTCTATTAAGCTGATGGCGGAATTAGGTGCAGATACGTATAACGTCCCTACCGCTTTGACTTTGCCTAAACTGGCGGCTATTCGTCAAGTAATCGATATTCCAATTGATATATATGTAGAGGTACCGGACGGATTTGGCGGTTTTATTAGACATTATGAAATTCCGGAGATTATTCGTATTTTATCACCTGTTTACATTAAATTTGGGTTACGCAATCATCCTGATGTGTATCCATCAGGGAGGCATCTGGAGTCGGTTAATATGGATCTATGTCGGGAAAGAGTTCGGCGAGCGGCATTAGGGATGCGGATGATTGAACAATACTACCCGGAAGCAGCGATGTCTGAATTAGGAGCAGAGGGTTTGGGTGTCCCGGTAATCGGCTCGTTCAAAAAAACAACGGTTTGA
- the larE gene encoding ATP-dependent sacrificial sulfur transferase LarE, with translation MEENLLETKKEQLIHLLRDMGNVLVAFSGGVDSTFLLAVAKQALGDRVMAVTAVSETFPTREVELASKLAKQIGVKHLKLQMNELENADFVKNDFARCFHCKNHLYTQLKELVKKYGDIYTIVDGSNMDDLGEYRPGLKAARQLGVRSPLQEAGLYKDEIRILSKEMGLETWNKPSFACLSSRIPYGMKITKEKIDQLDKSEEFLLELGFYQVRVRHHGEIARIEVLPEEMPRIIKYHQEIHNQLRELGFLYVTLDLGGYRSGSMNEVLKKGMVK, from the coding sequence TTGGAAGAGAACTTATTGGAGACAAAAAAAGAGCAGCTTATTCATCTCTTAAGGGATATGGGAAACGTATTAGTAGCTTTTTCGGGTGGAGTAGATAGCACATTTTTGTTAGCGGTTGCAAAGCAAGCACTTGGTGATCGCGTGATGGCGGTTACTGCAGTTTCAGAAACGTTTCCAACGCGGGAAGTAGAGTTGGCCTCCAAGCTTGCCAAACAAATAGGTGTCAAACACTTGAAGCTTCAAATGAATGAATTAGAAAACGCCGATTTTGTCAAAAATGACTTTGCCCGCTGTTTTCATTGTAAAAATCATTTGTACACACAGTTAAAAGAGTTGGTTAAGAAATATGGAGATATATATACGATTGTTGACGGTTCTAATATGGATGATTTAGGAGAATACCGCCCGGGATTGAAAGCAGCGCGACAACTTGGTGTGCGGAGTCCTCTTCAAGAAGCGGGACTTTACAAGGATGAAATCCGGATATTGTCAAAGGAAATGGGGCTGGAAACATGGAATAAGCCTTCCTTTGCCTGCTTATCATCGCGTATCCCTTATGGAATGAAAATTACGAAAGAGAAAATCGATCAGCTTGATAAATCTGAAGAATTTCTCTTGGAGCTTGGTTTTTATCAAGTTCGTGTTCGCCATCATGGAGAAATAGCTAGAATTGAGGTTTTGCCTGAAGAGATGCCGCGTATCATTAAATATCATCAGGAAATCCATAATCAATTAAGAGAATTAGGATTTTTATATGTGACGCTTGATTTGGGAGGATATAGATCAGGAAGTATGAATGAAGTTTTGAAAAAAGGAATGGTAAAATGA
- a CDS encoding IclR family transcriptional regulator — protein MPLIQSVDRALRILDLFDEYETELKITDISEKMQLHKSTVHSLLKTLQHHHYIEQNPENGKYRLGMKLFERGNLVIRHLDIRAISKKYLIDISVKTGNTVHLVILDGKEGIYIDKVEGTSGTVLYSRIGRRVPVHSSAVGKALIAFKDDKELKEFLKGYVYKRHTANTITSEEQFLAELDKVRKNGYALDNEENEPGIACVAVPIWDHSGNVIAAMSISQPSAKVNDLVLKEEVQLLKNAANLISKELGYSKHGSLHP, from the coding sequence ATGCCGCTGATTCAATCTGTTGACCGTGCTCTCCGTATCTTAGATCTATTTGATGAATATGAAACAGAGTTAAAAATTACGGATATTAGCGAAAAAATGCAACTTCATAAAAGCACTGTGCATTCACTGTTAAAAACGCTCCAACACCATCATTATATAGAGCAGAATCCGGAAAATGGTAAGTATAGATTAGGAATGAAATTGTTTGAAAGAGGAAATTTAGTTATTCGCCATCTTGATATTCGGGCAATTTCCAAAAAGTACTTAATCGATATATCTGTAAAAACTGGCAATACCGTTCATCTTGTTATACTTGATGGGAAAGAAGGAATTTATATTGACAAGGTAGAAGGAACCTCGGGGACAGTTTTATATTCGAGGATTGGAAGGAGAGTTCCTGTTCACAGTAGCGCGGTAGGAAAAGCGTTAATTGCTTTCAAAGATGATAAAGAACTTAAGGAGTTTTTAAAAGGGTATGTTTATAAGCGTCATACTGCTAACACTATCACTAGTGAGGAACAATTTCTTGCCGAGCTTGATAAAGTTAGAAAAAATGGCTATGCGCTTGATAATGAAGAAAACGAACCAGGTATTGCATGTGTGGCTGTTCCTATTTGGGATCATTCTGGAAATGTCATAGCGGCGATGAGCATATCCCAACCGTCTGCGAAAGTCAATGATTTGGTGCTTAAGGAAGAAGTGCAATTATTAAAAAATGCTGCCAATCTTATTTCTAAAGAGTTAGGGTATTCTAAACATGGAAGTTTACATCCATAA
- a CDS encoding UxaA family hydrolase translates to MAPFYRTVMMNPKDNVATALDYIPAGSVVKVTCQGKEYEIETKENIEFGHKFAVISIKKGEDIFKYGEVIGVASKDIAVGEHVHIHNVEGKRGRGDKINENSTALGL, encoded by the coding sequence ATGGCTCCTTTTTACCGCACTGTTATGATGAATCCTAAAGATAACGTCGCCACTGCTTTAGACTATATCCCTGCTGGCAGTGTAGTAAAAGTAACGTGTCAGGGAAAAGAGTACGAAATTGAAACCAAAGAAAATATTGAGTTTGGGCATAAATTTGCTGTTATTTCTATTAAGAAAGGTGAGGATATATTCAAATACGGGGAAGTTATTGGAGTTGCCTCTAAGGATATTGCCGTAGGTGAGCATGTGCATATCCATAATGTAGAGGGGAAAAGGGGAAGGGGAGATAAGATAAATGAAAACAGCACAGCTTTGGGGCTATAG
- a CDS encoding dihydrodipicolinate synthase family protein, producing the protein MDYKFKGIIPPVVTLFNKDGKFDWEANYVLADHLIKKGVHGLLYMGSMGEFSSLTVEERKLFVEKMVRYVDGRVPVLIGTGTASLQDTIYLSQHAEYIGANGVLVVNPFYWKYTERQLYDYYINVAKSITIPLIIYNIPSLTGQDLSPNLILRLAMDRENIVGVKDTTERLGHIRQLIGITEQRPDFSVFAAFDDLLLPALQIGAAGGINGTATFLPELSVRLFESFKAGQYQTALTLNESLLKLMSIYELSQPLFMAVKEAVHQLILGHQTSPRLPIAECDDLKKAVQLFLKQNNLFSYNN; encoded by the coding sequence ATGGATTATAAGTTTAAAGGGATCATCCCACCTGTAGTTACGTTATTTAATAAGGATGGCAAGTTCGATTGGGAAGCCAATTATGTGCTTGCGGATCATTTAATCAAAAAAGGAGTTCACGGATTGCTCTATATGGGAAGCATGGGGGAGTTCTCTTCTTTGACTGTTGAAGAAAGAAAACTTTTTGTCGAAAAAATGGTTCGATATGTAGATGGGCGTGTCCCTGTTTTAATTGGTACAGGCACTGCCTCATTACAAGATACTATTTATTTATCACAACACGCTGAGTATATTGGAGCGAATGGTGTGCTAGTGGTAAATCCATTTTATTGGAAATATACAGAACGCCAATTATATGACTATTATATAAATGTAGCTAAAAGTATCACAATTCCTTTGATTATATACAATATTCCTTCACTCACGGGTCAAGATTTATCTCCTAACCTTATATTAAGGTTAGCAATGGATCGAGAGAATATAGTTGGAGTTAAAGATACGACGGAAAGATTAGGGCATATCCGACAATTAATTGGCATTACGGAGCAAAGACCCGATTTTTCTGTTTTTGCCGCTTTCGATGATCTTCTCCTTCCTGCGCTTCAAATAGGGGCGGCTGGCGGAATCAATGGTACTGCTACTTTCTTGCCGGAATTATCTGTCCGATTATTTGAGAGTTTTAAAGCTGGTCAATATCAAACAGCACTAACTCTAAATGAATCCCTCCTCAAGCTTATGTCCATTTATGAGCTTTCCCAACCTTTATTTATGGCGGTTAAGGAAGCAGTTCATCAGCTTATTTTAGGCCATCAGACGAGCCCACGGTTGCCTATCGCAGAATGTGACGACTTAAAAAAGGCGGTTCAGTTATTTCTCAAACAAAATAATTTATTTTCCTACAACAATTAA
- a CDS encoding UxaA family hydrolase — translation MKTAQLWGYRRPDGRVGVRNHVLILPTIVCATQAAKQVTELVHGTVSFIHQHGCAQVGVDYDQTFRTYVGMGTNPNVYGVVVMGLGCETHQGRSVAQEIAKSGKPVELVSIQDHGGTLGAIAEAARIATKMVQDASALVREPFDISELIVGTECGGSDACSGLSANPAVGYVSDMIVDRGGTVILAETTELIGAEHLLANRAVDDRVAKKVYQVIEAMEKRAMMMGVDIRTGNPSPGNRKGGLTTLEEKSLGAAAKAGTRPLQELIDYAQRPTKKGLVWMDTPGHDIEQLTGMVAGGAQIVLFTSGRGTPTGSPIAPVIKIATNTPMFEKMRENMDINAGTIIEGTESLESVGERIFNELLLTSSGKLTKAEILKQHDFGIWRIGPTF, via the coding sequence ATGAAAACAGCACAGCTTTGGGGCTATAGACGTCCTGACGGTCGAGTGGGAGTTCGCAATCATGTGCTTATATTGCCTACCATTGTTTGCGCTACGCAGGCAGCAAAGCAGGTAACAGAACTTGTTCATGGTACTGTTTCCTTTATTCACCAGCATGGTTGCGCTCAAGTAGGCGTTGATTATGATCAAACATTCCGCACATACGTTGGAATGGGCACCAATCCAAACGTATATGGTGTAGTCGTTATGGGGCTTGGTTGTGAGACGCACCAAGGGAGAAGTGTTGCCCAAGAAATTGCCAAAAGCGGCAAGCCGGTTGAACTGGTATCCATTCAAGATCATGGGGGGACGCTTGGGGCGATTGCAGAGGCAGCGAGAATTGCAACGAAAATGGTACAAGATGCTTCTGCTTTAGTCCGGGAACCGTTTGATATTAGCGAATTAATTGTAGGAACAGAGTGTGGAGGATCAGATGCCTGTTCAGGGCTCTCAGCCAACCCAGCAGTTGGTTATGTAAGCGACATGATTGTTGACAGAGGAGGTACGGTGATTTTAGCAGAAACAACCGAACTGATTGGGGCAGAACATCTTTTAGCAAACCGTGCTGTTGATGACCGAGTAGCTAAAAAAGTATATCAAGTCATTGAAGCGATGGAGAAACGAGCAATGATGATGGGAGTGGATATTCGTACCGGAAATCCGAGTCCAGGGAATCGAAAGGGAGGCCTCACAACACTGGAAGAAAAATCACTGGGAGCGGCTGCCAAGGCTGGTACCAGACCATTGCAAGAGTTAATCGACTATGCTCAACGGCCAACAAAAAAAGGATTGGTATGGATGGATACTCCTGGTCATGATATTGAACAATTGACGGGAATGGTTGCTGGTGGGGCGCAAATTGTTTTATTTACAAGCGGACGTGGAACACCAACTGGTTCGCCAATTGCCCCTGTCATTAAAATTGCTACCAATACTCCGATGTTTGAAAAAATGAGGGAAAACATGGACATTAATGCAGGAACAATCATTGAAGGAACGGAGTCTCTAGAATCGGTAGGAGAAAGAATTTTCAACGAACTTCTATTAACATCTTCTGGAAAACTAACGAAAGCGGAAATTTTAAAACAACATGATTTTGGTATTTGGAGAATTGGCCCAACATTTTAG
- the larC gene encoding nickel pincer cofactor biosynthesis protein LarC: MKILYLDCFSGISGDMMVSALVDAGASPERIETELKKLPISGYKLQWSKVIKKGISAIKLDVILDDNCRDRDAYSRHHDSLNHSTSHSHRHYSHIVDMINHSELPPEVKKRSQQIFHSIATAEAKIHHIPIENVHFHEIGAIDSIVDIVATAVALEELKIDQIISSPIPVGSGYIDCAHGTYPVPAPATLEILRNVPIKASKLPFELTTPTGAGIVKSQVTAFGPIPAMTISSIGYGAGTRDLPNQPNVLRVVVGEMVDVLLEHECSLPLQQEVIHILECHVDDMSGEALGYVMEGLFQKGALDVFYTPIFMKKNRPGVLLTVLASPNSAEECEQFIIKETTTLGVRKNICIRSILGRNSVSVPTPYGNIRVKQAIQNGKIIRQVPEYEDVKKAATDYQAAFLEVYTAAVEYARKRSREEEPQ; this comes from the coding sequence ATGAAGATTCTCTATCTTGATTGTTTTTCGGGAATTAGTGGCGATATGATGGTTAGTGCTTTGGTAGATGCGGGGGCATCACCGGAACGGATTGAAACAGAATTAAAAAAGCTTCCGATTTCAGGGTATAAATTACAATGGAGCAAGGTCATAAAAAAGGGGATTTCTGCTATAAAGTTGGATGTAATCCTAGATGATAACTGCAGAGACCGTGATGCTTACTCCCGCCATCATGATTCGTTAAATCATTCAACCTCGCATTCACATAGGCATTATTCTCACATAGTCGATATGATCAATCACTCAGAATTACCTCCGGAAGTAAAGAAACGTAGTCAACAAATTTTTCATTCTATTGCCACGGCAGAGGCAAAAATCCATCACATTCCTATTGAAAATGTTCACTTCCACGAGATAGGTGCAATTGACTCAATTGTTGATATTGTCGCCACAGCTGTCGCGTTAGAAGAGCTTAAAATTGATCAAATCATTTCTTCTCCTATTCCGGTTGGAAGTGGATATATCGATTGTGCGCATGGGACCTACCCTGTTCCAGCTCCTGCGACGTTGGAGATACTTCGAAACGTACCAATAAAGGCTAGCAAATTGCCGTTTGAGTTAACAACCCCAACCGGAGCTGGGATTGTGAAAAGTCAAGTGACTGCATTTGGACCAATTCCGGCAATGACAATATCATCAATTGGATACGGTGCAGGAACACGTGATTTGCCAAATCAGCCGAATGTTTTACGTGTTGTAGTAGGCGAAATGGTTGATGTTTTGTTAGAACATGAATGTTCATTGCCTTTGCAGCAAGAGGTGATTCACATTCTAGAGTGCCATGTAGATGACATGTCGGGGGAAGCGTTGGGATATGTCATGGAAGGGCTTTTTCAAAAAGGGGCACTCGATGTGTTTTATACACCCATCTTTATGAAGAAAAACCGCCCTGGGGTCCTTCTTACTGTTTTGGCTTCGCCCAATAGTGCCGAGGAATGTGAACAATTTATTATCAAAGAAACGACAACCCTTGGTGTCAGGAAAAATATATGTATAAGAAGTATTCTAGGAAGAAATAGTGTGAGTGTTCCTACACCGTATGGAAATATTCGTGTAAAACAGGCTATACAGAATGGAAAAATAATAAGGCAAGTACCAGAATATGAGGATGTAAAAAAAGCCGCTACTGATTATCAAGCTGCTTTTTTAGAAGTATATACAGCGGCGGTGGAATATGCTAGGAAAAGATCAAGAGAAGAAGAACCGCAATGA
- the larB gene encoding nickel pincer cofactor biosynthesis protein LarB yields MKDSLREVLKQLKDGNISVEEAYETLRTYDYIGYATVDIHREKRKGFPEIIFGEGKNKEHLLGIFERLMKFHKKVLATRINKEKADYLITNLQDRYPLECFHYHSDAKAFYWVSKDYVETKKQGYIAVVSAGTSDFAVAEEAAVTAEFLGCEVKRIYDVGVAGIHRLLDRVSVIEQAHVVIVVAGMEGALASVVGGLVSKPVIAVPTSVGYGANFQGISALLAMLNSCASGVSVVNIDNGFGAGYYAATILSVIEQSIVKAMKQEEERNEDSLS; encoded by the coding sequence ATGAAAGATTCGCTTAGAGAAGTGCTTAAGCAATTAAAAGACGGGAATATCTCTGTAGAAGAAGCATACGAAACATTGCGCACATACGATTATATTGGATATGCAACAGTGGACATTCACCGCGAAAAAAGGAAGGGTTTCCCAGAAATAATTTTTGGTGAGGGGAAAAATAAAGAACATTTACTCGGTATTTTCGAAAGATTAATGAAATTTCATAAAAAAGTACTTGCCACACGTATTAATAAGGAAAAGGCAGATTATCTGATAACAAATTTACAAGATCGCTATCCTCTCGAATGCTTTCATTATCATAGTGATGCAAAGGCTTTTTATTGGGTTTCTAAAGACTATGTGGAGACAAAGAAACAAGGATACATAGCTGTTGTCAGTGCAGGAACGTCAGATTTTGCTGTTGCTGAAGAAGCTGCGGTGACTGCTGAGTTTTTAGGTTGCGAGGTCAAGCGAATATATGATGTAGGTGTTGCTGGTATTCATCGTTTATTAGATAGAGTATCAGTTATTGAACAGGCGCACGTCGTGATCGTAGTTGCAGGTATGGAAGGGGCGCTTGCGAGTGTGGTAGGAGGGCTTGTGTCAAAGCCAGTTATTGCTGTACCGACAAGTGTGGGATATGGGGCTAATTTCCAAGGGATCTCCGCTTTGCTTGCGATGTTAAATTCATGTGCTAGCGGAGTCTCTGTTGTCAATATTGATAACGGCTTTGGGGCTGGATATTATGCTGCTACTATTCTATCTGTCATTGAACAGTCCATCGTAAAGGCAATGAAACAAGAGGAGGAAAGGAATGAAGATTCTCTATCTTGA
- a CDS encoding fumarylacetoacetate hydrolase family protein, whose protein sequence is MRIIRYLNGNSDAVLAAVTDDNQIYPLPFNDFIDIIYEAKKAGLTPFNYIYGFITGQESLQKELSELNLLVPIVAPEVWASGVTYEKSREARNYETTDKANGGETCYDKVYNAQRPEIFFKSTAARTIGPNEPVYLRSDSNWQIPEPEVGLVITKEGEIVGYTIGNDMSCRDIEGENPLYLPQAKIWKNSCSIGPAIRLSETVKNPYDLQITCRIYRNNQLVVEESANTRQLKRKYDELISFLIRDNKVFDGTVLLTGTSIVPPNHFTLQDQDRIEIEIPEIGVLSNPVKALVNKTVAK, encoded by the coding sequence ATGAGAATCATTCGATATTTAAACGGAAATTCAGATGCCGTATTAGCTGCTGTTACAGATGATAATCAAATATACCCTCTTCCATTCAACGACTTTATAGATATTATTTATGAAGCAAAAAAAGCAGGATTGACCCCTTTCAATTACATTTATGGATTCATTACCGGACAAGAGAGTTTGCAAAAAGAGTTATCTGAATTAAACCTGCTTGTGCCAATTGTTGCGCCTGAGGTTTGGGCTTCAGGTGTCACGTACGAAAAAAGTCGCGAAGCAAGAAATTACGAGACGACAGATAAAGCAAACGGTGGCGAAACATGTTACGACAAGGTATATAACGCACAAAGACCTGAGATATTCTTTAAATCTACCGCTGCCCGTACTATAGGTCCTAATGAACCGGTTTATTTGCGGAGTGATTCGAACTGGCAAATTCCCGAACCTGAAGTGGGCTTAGTGATAACCAAAGAAGGGGAAATCGTTGGATATACGATTGGCAATGATATGAGCTGCAGAGATATTGAAGGGGAAAATCCTCTTTATTTACCGCAGGCTAAAATATGGAAGAATTCATGCTCAATTGGTCCAGCAATCCGACTTTCTGAAACGGTAAAAAATCCGTACGATCTTCAAATAACGTGCCGTATATATCGAAACAACCAACTTGTAGTAGAGGAAAGTGCAAATACAAGGCAATTAAAAAGAAAATATGATGAATTAATTTCTTTCTTAATTCGTGATAACAAAGTATTTGATGGAACTGTATTGTTAACAGGTACATCTATAGTTCCACCAAATCATTTCACCCTGCAAGATCAGGATCGTATTGAGATTGAAATTCCAGAGATAGGTGTGCTTTCAAATCCAGTAAAAGCATTAGTAAACAAAACCGTTGCAAAATAA